In one window of Pseudomonadota bacterium DNA:
- a CDS encoding L-histidine N(alpha)-methyltransferase: protein MSYKKTLSNKYLFWHVDSRRLYHDLLAQPDYTIARNSETTFSQSLSNLVKTMRARWGNTTYTFICLGVGAGIKERWLLRKLLTLNEKARICVLLVDINSQMLQWAASGFREFCDRDNFQLTYVHADFDRLPVIDKLLPDTDGPVVFLLLGGLFGNQEETLFLQSCKRLANAHSYLLMGVQTVEALHESSHVEGYDTSANFRFVARTVSQFDKKFKLNKHNPAAAVAPDALSDVPDTETIVVTANSPAFGATQLAYSRRYNRDKLSDFLERTQILLVLMMMFRPQGFVGRYGFGR from the coding sequence TTGTCCTATAAGAAAACCCTGTCAAATAAATATCTATTTTGGCATGTAGACAGTCGACGCCTATACCACGACTTGCTCGCGCAGCCCGACTACACAATCGCACGCAACTCAGAAACAACCTTCTCACAATCCTTAAGCAACCTCGTTAAGACGATGCGAGCACGTTGGGGGAACACCACATATACATTTATCTGTCTCGGAGTTGGGGCTGGAATCAAGGAACGATGGCTTCTGCGAAAATTGCTTACTCTAAACGAGAAAGCGCGCATTTGCGTGCTTCTAGTAGATATAAACAGCCAAATGCTCCAATGGGCAGCGAGTGGGTTCAGAGAATTCTGCGACAGAGATAACTTTCAGCTAACGTACGTACATGCTGACTTTGACCGGTTACCCGTCATCGACAAGTTGCTACCCGATACGGACGGTCCGGTGGTGTTTCTATTACTTGGTGGTTTATTTGGTAACCAAGAGGAGACTTTGTTTCTCCAGTCCTGTAAGCGGCTAGCTAATGCTCACTCGTATCTCCTGATGGGTGTGCAGACTGTTGAAGCGCTTCACGAAAGCTCCCATGTAGAGGGTTATGATACAAGTGCTAATTTTCGATTCGTGGCAAGGACCGTGTCGCAATTTGACAAGAAGTTCAAGCTCAATAAACACAACCCGGCAGCGGCGGTGGCGCCTGACGCCCTGAGCGACGTGCCAGATACGGAAACTATAGTGGTCACCGCGAACAGTCCTGCTTTCGGCGCAACGCAACTCGCGTATTCCCGAAGATACAATAGAGACAAGCTGAGTGACTTTCTAGAAAGGACACAAATTCTACTGGTGCTCATGATGATGTTTCGCCCGCAAGGATTCGTAGGGCGCTATGGGTTTGGGCGGTGA